CATCCACCCCTCTCACCTCTGACTTTACCCTGTCGAAAGACACAAGCGGCTTCAGCCGCGAGGCGACGGCATGTTCACAGCAGATGCAGTGAATTTCCTGGCGCTTTCGCGGCTAAAGCCGCTCCCACCGAGCCCCGTGACGCTTAACCGAACAGTATTGTCTGTAGGCTGTTTCACTATTCATCGAAAGGCAGTGCTGTATCCGAGCCTCTTCGCACTTCAAACACATTCAGGGTCATGGCCACCAGCGTGTAGTAGCCGTATACGCCGACCAGTTCGACCATTCCTTGTTCACCGAACAAGGTCACGCCTTGCTGGTAAAGATCGGCAGGGACGCGGCGGGTTTCGTAAAGCGCTTTGCCAATGTCATAAACACACTGTTCATCCTGCTGCTCGAACGTGGGTGTCTTCTGCTGCTTGAGTGCTTCCAGTACTGCATCAGAAAGCCCCGCGCCTTTGGCAATAGGCTCATGGATTTGCCACTCGGCTTGCGAACGCCACCAGGCTGCCGTGGTAAGAATCGCCAACTCGCTCAAGCGCAGTTCGAGCCCGGTACCGTACCGGCAGAATGCACCCAGCCGCTGTGCATGATCGGCCAGCGACGGGCTGTGAATCCAGGCCAGGAAAGGACCATCGAGATTGCCCCGCGGCCCCTGGAGAATCTCGGCCAGCACCCTTTGCTGATCATCCGTCATGGCGCTGCTCGGCAAAGGGCTCAACCGGGAAGTGATGTCCATGCTTATCTCTCTTGCAGGTTGGAAAGGTCGGTCACAATGGCGCGGGCTAGCTTCTCGGCAATCTCGTCGATGTTCAAGCGTCGCGAAGCTGTTTCAGGATCTTCACCCGCTCACCCCGGCCACCCGCCTCAACGCCCAAAACTGTCCCGGTAGAACGACGGTGCCAGGCCGACCGTTTTTCGGAAGGCCACCCGGAAGCTCTCCACCGAGGCGAAGCCGCAGCGTTCGGCAATCTGCTCGGTATTGAGGATGCTGCTTTCGAGCAGCGAGCGAGCCTGGGCCATGCGTGAATGTTGCAGCCAGGCTTTGGGCGTCATGCCGGTCGCTTCGCTGAAGCGGCGTAGAAAGGTGCGCTCGCTCATCAAGGCTTTTGCTGCCATGTCGCGAATGGTCAGCGGCTCGCTCAGATGTTCACGCGCCCAGTCGAGTACCGCCGCCAGGTCGTGCCGGGGTGTTGGCGCGACCGGTGCTGGAATGAACTGCGCCTGTCCCCCGGCACGCAGTGGCGCCATCACCAGGCGCCGAGCGACGGTGTTGGAGATATGTGCACCGAAGTCCCGTTCGACCAGGTGCAGACAGGCGTCGATGCCGGCGGCGCTGCCTGCCGATGTGATGATCTGGCCGTTGTCGACGTAGAGCACCGCTGCATCCACTTCTATTGCCGGGAAGCGTGCTGCGAGTTCTTCACAGTAGCGCCAGTGAGTGGTTGCTCGCTTGCCATCGAGCAGCCCGGCGGCGGCCAATACAAAAACGCCGGAGCAGATCGACAGCAGCCGCGCGCCACGCGCATGTGCTTTGCGCAGTTCGGCCAGCAATGCCGGGGGAGGAGGCTCGTCCCGGTTGCGCCAGCCTGGAATGATGATGGTGCGTGCCGCTTCAAGCGCTTCATGGCCCGCGTCGGCGCTAACCGCAAAACCGCCGAGCGCGCGCATGGGACCCTGGTCGGCCGCCACCACGGCGTGTCGATACCAGGCAAAGTCGAACTCGGGGCGTGGCAGCGCGAAGATCTCGATGGCAATGCCGAACTCGAAAGTACACAGGCCGTCGTAGGCCAGAATGGCGACCAAACCGGGGGCATCATGCATTTGGCGGAAAGTTACCAGTGGCTGTCGAGTTCGCCACTGTAGCGCAGTCACTCACGCGCCTAAAGTGGCCCAACCCCATTTGCGAGAAACAGCGCCATGTCCAGCCTGATCACCCAAACCCCAGCCGCCAGTGCCAACGAGGCCCTTGCCCATTTCAGCAATCGCCTGCGCTTTGAAACCGATTGCTCGGACGTCTACCACAGCCAGCAGGCTGGCGAGATCGACTATGTACTGGTGGATGTACGCGGCGCTGCCGCTTTCGCTGCAGGACATGTGCCCGGTGCGCTGAGCCTGCCGACCAAGACCATCACCGCCGAACGTTTGGCGGCGTTTCCTGCCGATACCCTGTTTGTCGTCTACTGTGCCGGGCCCCACTGCAACGGTGTTCACCGGGCCGCCGTTCGGCTGGCCCGGTTGGGTTACGCGGTCAAGGAAATGATCGGTGGCGTCACGGGCTGGCTGGATGAAGGCTTCACGCTTGCCAATGATGACGGCGGGCCGCGCGCATCCACTCCGATTTCTTGCGCGTGCTGAGCGTAGGCTCGGCTGCCAACGCTGATGGCGTCATGCACTGATCCTCCAGATACGCGCCTTGGCGGCATTCGAGGAGTATCTGGATGGGGTCAGCGTGGATGAGCCGACCTTGCCAGCGCAATCCCCCTAAGGCGCCTCATACCGCTCGTAATCCAGCGCAATCCCATCGTTGGCCGGATAGCTGACGTACACCACGATGTCGTCGCTGGTGGCCACCAGGGCGTAGGGCCATTTGCCGTTGGCTTTGCGCAGTTCCTGGTACAGCGAGAGGAAATAGCTTTTCGTCAGCCCGGTGGGGTCGTAGGGCACCTGCCCGGTGAAGATGGGGTAGTGGTCCTGGTTGCACAGCTGTACGCGTTCCAGCTTGACCTGGTTCTTCTCCAGCACGGCGCGGGCTGGGTGGTGCCAGGTCGCCAGGTCGACATCGTGACAGTCTGCCGTTTTGCGCTGGTAAAGCTCGGTATCCTGCAGCGCCGGCAGGGCCATTGCCAGGGAAGGCAGAGCCAGTAAAACCACTAGAAGTAAACGCATCGCCTGAGCGCTCTCGGACCTTGGGGCGA
The Pseudomonas sp. DTU_2021_1001937_2_SI_NGA_ILE_001 DNA segment above includes these coding regions:
- a CDS encoding carboxymuconolactone decarboxylase family protein encodes the protein MDITSRLSPLPSSAMTDDQQRVLAEILQGPRGNLDGPFLAWIHSPSLADHAQRLGAFCRYGTGLELRLSELAILTTAAWWRSQAEWQIHEPIAKGAGLSDAVLEALKQQKTPTFEQQDEQCVYDIGKALYETRRVPADLYQQGVTLFGEQGMVELVGVYGYYTLVAMTLNVFEVRRGSDTALPFDE
- the ftrA gene encoding transcriptional regulator FtrA, yielding MHDAPGLVAILAYDGLCTFEFGIAIEIFALPRPEFDFAWYRHAVVAADQGPMRALGGFAVSADAGHEALEAARTIIIPGWRNRDEPPPPALLAELRKAHARGARLLSICSGVFVLAAAGLLDGKRATTHWRYCEELAARFPAIEVDAAVLYVDNGQIITSAGSAAGIDACLHLVERDFGAHISNTVARRLVMAPLRAGGQAQFIPAPVAPTPRHDLAAVLDWAREHLSEPLTIRDMAAKALMSERTFLRRFSEATGMTPKAWLQHSRMAQARSLLESSILNTEQIAERCGFASVESFRVAFRKTVGLAPSFYRDSFGR
- a CDS encoding rhodanese-like domain-containing protein, which codes for MSSLITQTPAASANEALAHFSNRLRFETDCSDVYHSQQAGEIDYVLVDVRGAAAFAAGHVPGALSLPTKTITAERLAAFPADTLFVVYCAGPHCNGVHRAAVRLARLGYAVKEMIGGVTGWLDEGFTLANDDGGPRASTPISCAC